In the Malaya genurostris strain Urasoe2022 chromosome 1, Malgen_1.1, whole genome shotgun sequence genome, one interval contains:
- the LOC131440293 gene encoding uncharacterized protein LOC131440293, giving the protein MKVTQFSLPKNFEPKPKICHRKKISRCLWISPDTLFTLCEIMLRKLLLSVVPRRKFWSTVVSLLPNESARRTVRHQIEQPWEFNRFERTTVNYANHWELLTAAIQHRLPMVSNIRVGSLVRNKITQLLLDLECYSGYHHGSDCQQLPFQHEPIDDLNNEFMVRPDMSITGTPALNPEEATSHCSCEQPNCYAPSFSSKGHAIQQLMVTGQATSQQVIRGSCRVQMNDSIPCDCCQAKM; this is encoded by the exons AATATCCCGCTGCCTGTGGATTTCTCCGGATACGCTGTTCACTCTGTGTGAGATAATGCTGCGGAAGTTGTTGCTGTCGGTCGTGCCACGGCGGAAATTTTGGTCAACAGTTGTT TCTTTGCTTCCTAACGAGTCCGCCCGCCGAACCGTTCGACATCAGATCGAGCAGCCTTGGGAATTTAATAGGTTCGAGCGTACAACAGTTAACTATGCCAACCATTGGGAACTACTGACCGCCGCAATCCAGCACCGTTTGCCAATGGTGTCAAACATCCGAGTCGGTTCATTGGTTCGGAATAAAATTACTCAGCTGCTGTTGGATTTGGAGTGTTACAGTGGCTACCACCATGGAAGTGATTGCCAGCAGCTTCCATTCCAACATGAACCTATAGACGATCTGAACAACGAGTTTATGGTGCGGCCTGATATGTCCATCACCGGAACACCAGCGCTTAATCCGGAAGAAGCAACTAGCCACTGCAGCTGTGAGCAACCAAATTGCTATGCACCTTCATTCAGTAGCAAAGGGCATGCAATTCAGCAGCTGATGGTGACGGGTCAGGCAACATCTCAGCAGGTCATACGCGGTAGCTGTCGGGTACAAATGAATGACTCCATTCCATGTGATTGCTGTCAGGCAAAAATGTAA